One genomic region from Alosa alosa isolate M-15738 ecotype Scorff River chromosome 12, AALO_Geno_1.1, whole genome shotgun sequence encodes:
- the ankra2 gene encoding ankyrin repeat family A protein 2 has product MATEDMEGMCVMPDMTGIKTEHPVGVGASEDPGSQNVAMGIKFILPNRFDMNVCSRFVKSLNEEDSKNIQDQVNSDLEVASVLFKAECNIQTSPTPGIQVRHVYTPSTTKHFSPIKQSTTLTNKHRGNEVSSTPLLVHSLSIHQLAAQGEMVYLASRIEQETVINLQDEEGFTPLMWAAAHGQIAVVEFLLQNGADPHVLAKGRESALSLGCSKGYTDIVKMLIECGVDVNEYDWNGGAPLLYAVHGNHVRCVEILLESGADPTMESDSGFNAMDMAVAMGHRHVQQVMEAHLLKLLQGIKE; this is encoded by the exons ATGGCCACAGAGGACATGgagggcatgtgtgtgatgCCAGACATGACTGGCATCAAGACAGAGCACCCGGTCGGCGTGGGCGCATCGGAGGACCCCGGTTCGCAGAACGTCGCTATGGGGATCAAGTTCATCCTGCCAAACCGTTTTGACATGAATGTGTGTTCGCGTTTCGTCAAGTCGCTTAACGAGGAGGACAGCAAAAACATCCAGGATCAGGTCAACTCGGATCTTGAGGTGGCGTCAGTCTTGTTTAAAG CGGAGTGTAACATCCAGACGTCTCCCACTCCGGGGATCCAGGTGCGGCACGTGTACACACCGTCCACCACCAAACACTTTTCTCCCATCAAGCAGTCCACCACGCTGACCAACAAGCACCGCGGCAACGAGGTGTCGTCCACACCCCTGCTCGTGCACT CTCTGTCCATCCACCAGCTGGCTGCGCAGGGGGAGATGGTCTACTTGGCCAGTCGCATTGAGCAGG AGACCGTGATTAACCTGCAGGACGAGGAGGGCTTCACGCCTCTCATGTGGGCCGCAGCTCACGGCCAGATCGCTGTCGTCGAGTTCCTGCTACAGAAC GGCGCTGACCCCCACGTCCTGGCCAAGGGCAGAGAGAGCGCCCTGTCCCTGGGCTGCAGTAAAGGATACACGGACATTGTGAAGATGCTGATCGAGTGCGGAGTGGACGTCAACGAATATGACTGG aaCGGCGGTGCTCCCTTGCTTTATGCTGTTCATGGCAATCACGTTCGCTGTGTTGAAATCCTcctag AAAGCGGAGCCGACCCCACCATGGAGTCCGATTCCGGCTTCAACGCTATGGATATGGCCGTGGCCATGGGCCACCGACATG TTCAACAGGTTATGGAGGCCCACCTACTGAAGCTGCTGCAAGGAATCAAAGAATAA